One stretch of Harpia harpyja isolate bHarHar1 chromosome 17, bHarHar1 primary haplotype, whole genome shotgun sequence DNA includes these proteins:
- the GPR12 gene encoding G-protein coupled receptor 12: MNEDLKVNLSWLPQDHVEASSTENASAAGSSLVPVVDPEPELLVNPWDIVLCTSGTLISCENAIVVLIIFHNPSLRAPMFLLIGSLALADLLAGIGLIINFVFAYLLQSEATKLVTIGLIVASFSASVGSLLAITVDRYLSLYYALTYNSERTVTFTYVMLILLWGASICIGLLPVMGWNCLRDESTCSVIRPLTKNNAAVLSVSFLLMFALMLQLYIQICKIVMRHAHQIALQHHFLATSHYVTTRKGVSTLAIILGTFAACWMPFTLYSLIADYTYPSIYTYATLLPATYNSIINPVIYAFRNQEIQKALWLICCGCIPSNLSQRARSPSDV; the protein is encoded by the coding sequence ATGAATGAAGATCTGAAGGTTAATTTGAGCTGGCTGCCCCAGGATCATGTAGAAGCCAGCTCTACCGAGAATGCCTCAGCCGCAGGCTCCTCCCTGGTTCCTGTCGTAGACCCAGAGCCAGAGCTTTTGGTAAACCCCTGGGACATTGTCTTGTGTACTTCAGGGACCCTTATCTCCTGTGAAAATGCCATTGTGGTTCTTATCATTTTCCATAATCCCAGTCTTCGCGCCCCCATGTTCCTCCTGATAGGCAGCCTGGCGCTGGCAGATCTCTTAGCGGGCATTGGATTGATCATCAATTTCGTTTTTGCATACCTTCTGCAATCAGAAGCTACGAAACTGGTTACGATTGGACTGATTGTTGCCTCTTTCTCAGCATCTGTCGGCAGCTTGCTAGCTATTACTGTTGATCGTTACCTCTCCCTGTATTACGCTTTGACTTACAATTCAGAGAGGACTGTCACTTTTACCTATGTCATGCTTATATTGCTCTGGGGAGCATCTATCTGTATTGGACTGCTGCCTGTAATGGGCTGGAACTGCCTCAGAGATGAATCCACCTGCAGTGTTATCAGACCACTCACTAAAAATAATGCAGCTGTCCTTTCGGTCTCTTTCTTGCTTATGTTTGCCCTCATGCTGCAGCTCTACATTCAAATCTGTAAAATCGTGATGCGCCATGCCCATCAGATTGCCTTGCAACACCATTTCCTGGCCACTTCCCACTATGTGACCACCCGAAAAGGAGTGTCTACTTTGGCCATTATTTTGGGGACTTTTGCTGCTTGCTGGATGCCTTTTACGCTCTATTCTTTAATAGCAGATTACACTTACCCTTCTATATACACCTATGCCACCCTCCTGCCAGCTACCTACAATTCCATCATCAATCCTGTAATATATGCTTTTAGAAACCAGGAGATACAGAAAGCACTTTGGCTCATCTGTTGTGGCTGTATTCCATCTAACCTGTCTCAGAGAGCAAGATCACCCAGTGATGTCTGA